TGGTGGTGGACCTGACCCGGCCCGAGTTCCAGATACCGGTGGTGCGCGTGGTGGTGCCCGGGTTGGAGGCGCTCTCCACGCTGCCGGGGTACGTGCCGGGCGCCCGTGCGCGCGGCGGGAGGTGGACGTGAAGGTCTTCGTGTTCACCGGGCCCACGCTCTCCGAGGAGGACGTGCGGCGCGAGCTCGACGCCACGTGCCTGCCGCCAGCGGCCCAGGGGGACGTGTACCGGGTCTCGCTCGAGCGGCCGGGGGCCATCGGCATCATCGATGGCTACTTCGAGCGGGTGCCCTCCGTCTGGCACAAGGAGATCCTCTGGGCGCTGAGCCAGGGCATCCACATCTTCGGGAGTGCCAGCATGGGGGCGCTACGGGCCGCGGAGCTCGCGCCCTTCGGGATGGAGGGGGTGGGCACCATCTATGAGGCGTTCCGGAGCGGTGAGCTGCGGGACGACGACGAGGTGGCGGTGACGCACGGTGCCGCCGAGGATGGATACCGCGTGCTCACCGAGGCGATGGTGAACATCCGGGGCACGCTGCGGCGCGCGGAGGAGGAGGGGGTACTCCGTCCGGCGACGAGGGCCGGGCTGGAGCGGATGGCCAAGAGTCTCTTCTACGCCGAGCGGGCCTGGCCGACGCTCCTGGCGGGCGCGAGGCGCGAGGGCCTGCCGGAGGACGAGGTGGCGGCGCTGCGCGCCTGGCTGCCCCGGGGACGCGTCGACCAGAAGCGGGAGGACGCGCTGGCGATGTTGCGGGTCATTCGCGAGCGGCTGGCGGAGGAGCCGGGACCGAAGCAGGTGCGCTTCACCTTCGAGCACACCGATGCCTGGGAGGAGATGCGGCATCGCGCGGCCCGGCTTCCGCTGGGAGGCCGTGGAGACGGGCCGGGGATGGAGGAGGCGCTGCTCGAGGAGCTCCGCCTGTCCGGGAACTACGCGCGGGCGGCCCGGGGCGCGCTGGGGCGTGCGCTGGCGCTGGAGGAGGCGCGGCGTCAGGGGCGGCGGAGCGACGAGGCGTCCCTGGGCCGCGCCGAGCTGGACCTCCGCCGCGAGCACGGTGTCCTCACGCCGGAGGGGCTCACCCGGTGGCTCGAGGAGAACGGGGTGGAGGACTTCCAGCGCCTCCTGCGTGACGAGGCGGACGTGCGCTGGGTGCACGACGTCCTCGGGTTGGAGCTGGAGCGCTGCCTGCCGGACCACCTGCGGGTCTCCGGCGAGTACGCGGCCCTGGTGGCCCGTGCGCGTGACAAGCTGCGAGTCCTCGGTGCGCACGAGCCGGAGGGCGCGGAGCCCGGGATGACGGAGGAGGCGCTGTGGCGCTGGTACTTCGTCACGCACCTCGGCCGCCCGGTGCCGGACGACCTGGAGCACTACGCGCGCACCGCTGGCTTCGGGGAGGTGCGGTCGCTGCGGCGGGCCGTGCGGCGGGAGCTGCTGTACGCGCGCCGGCGGATGGAGGAGGGGCCGGAGTCCTCCGGCGGCGCGTAGTCACTGGATGCAGGTGATCTGCTCGTTCTGCACGGCACAACCCTGACAGGTCTGCGCCGTCCAGGTGCCCGAGGTGCAGCGCAGCGCCTCATCCGGGTTGCCCACCGCGCACTGGCCCTTGTTCTCGCTCGTGGCCGGGCAGGCATCGCCCGCCTGTGCGCGCGAGAAGTCACACGTCAGGCTGCCATTGCTCTCGGTGCAGCCGCTCGGGCCGCTGCAGGGAATGGCGCGGAGCTTGCCGCTCTCGCACCACAGGGCCTCGGAGGTGCTGCTGCAGGTGGCGCTGTTGTCCGGAGCGCAGTCGTCACCCGCCTCCATCTTTCCACAGGCGGTGAGGGCGAGGGACGCGAGCAGGGTGACAAGGGAGGGAAGAGCCTTCACGCGAGGAGCTCCAGTCGTGGGTGGGGGAACGCGGTGGGCACGGTAGCAGCGCCCTCCGCGCGGCCAGAGCACATCCGGCGCCGATGTTAGAGTCGCGTGCCTCTGTTTGACACTCATCCCCAACACGGAGCCTTCCATGCGGAGCCGATTCTCCCTCTTCCTGTCCGCGACGCTGCTCGGCGCGGCCGCCCTTTCTGGTTGTGGCACCACCCCCACCGAGGACCGGGAGCGCATCACCTTCCCCGCTCGCGGTGACTTTCCCGGCGGCACCAGTGGCTTGGAGTCCCTGTCGCCCGGCACGCGCACCTACGCGCTCGACACGGACCTGGAGAAGAGCCACCTCTACGTGCAGATCTTCACCGCCTCGCTCGGGCACGACCACGTGGTGCGCGCCACGGATTGGGCGGGCACGGTGCGGTTCGACCCCTCCAACCTGTCTGGCTGCTCGGTGGAGGTGACGGTCCAGGTGGAGGGGTTGGATCCGGAGCGTGACGAGATGCGCGACCTCACCGGCCAGGACCGTGTCCCCGAGGGCGACCGGGAGTCGATCCGCGAGAACCTCCGGGCGGAGGATCAGCTGGATCTGGCCAGGCACAAGACGATCCAGTTCACCTCCAGGTCCTGCACCCTCACCGGAGAGCGGGGCGAGGGCGGACACCCGGTGGTGGAGGTGACAGGCGACATGACGATGCGGGGCGCGACCCACGAGGTGAAGCTGCCGCTGGAGGTGGCGGTGGACGATCAGCGGGTGGCCGCACGCGGGGTGCTGACGACCCGCCACACGGAGTTCGGCTTCGAGCCGTATTCGATGGCGGCGGGGCTCTTCAAGAACAAGGACGAGCTCTTCTTCGTCATCGACGTGCGCGGGCAGCGCGCGGCCCCGTGAGCCGGGCCGGGGGGATGGGTCGAGACCGGGAATTCAGCTAAAAAGGGCCATTCCCCCCCGTAGAGGATGTGAATGATGAAGAAGGTCGTCGTGGCGGGTCTCGCCGTGCTCTTGCTGGTGGTGCTGGGTGCGGCGGGCTTCGTGCTGGGAGTGATGCCGCGGTCGCGCCCGGCCTCGACCCGGAAGGTGGAGGCCACCCCGGAGAAGGTCGCGCGGGGCCGCTACCTCGCGGAGAACGTCTTCGTCTGCTTCCACTGCCACTCGCAATCGGACATGAGCCTCTTCGGGACGCCCTCGAAGCCCGGCACCCTGGGCGGTGGAGGCCAGTGCTTGAGCCCGGAGATGGGCTTCCCCGGCACGATGTGCATGTCCAACATCACGCCGGATGCCGAGACGGGTCTGGGCCAGTGGAGCGATGGAGAGATCATCCGCGCCATCCGCGAGGGCGTGAGCCGGGATGGCCGGGCGCTGATGCCGATCATGCCCTACCGCCTCTACCGGGAGATGTCCGACGAGGACGCGGAGGCACTCGTGGCGTACTTGAGGTCCATTCCGGCCATCCGCAATCCCCTGGCGAAGACGCGGCTCGACTTCCCGATGAACGTCCTCATCCGCTTTTCGCCCGAGCCCCTGGAGACGGCCGTCACCGCGCCGGCGCGCTCGGACACGGTGGCCTACGGCCGGTACCTGACCACCGTGGGAGGTTGCGTGGACTGCCACACGCCCACCGACGAGAAGCGCGAGCCGCTGCCAGGAAAGCACTTCGCCGGAGGCCAGGTGTTCGGGCTGGAGAACGACGCCCTGGTGCGCAGCTCGAACCTCACTCCGCACGAGACGGGAATCGGGGGGCTGAGCCGGGGCACCTTCATCGCGCTCTTCAAGCGCCACGCGCTGCCCGAGGCGCGGCGCCAGGTCGCCCCGGAGCGCAACACGGTGATGGCCTGGCTGGCCTACGCGGGGATGACGGAGGAGGACCTGGGCGCCATCTACGACTACCTGAAGACGCTGCCCCCGGTGGACAACGACGTCCTGCCGTGGAGCACCCCGCCTGTCGTGGCGCCCGCCACTCCGTGAACCGAGCCGAGGAGCCGCGTGTGGTGGTGAGCGCGGACTCGGGCTCGCTGTCTGTCTTTCGGGTGAGC
This DNA window, taken from Archangium lipolyticum, encodes the following:
- a CDS encoding TfuA-like protein, which produces MKVFVFTGPTLSEEDVRRELDATCLPPAAQGDVYRVSLERPGAIGIIDGYFERVPSVWHKEILWALSQGIHIFGSASMGALRAAELAPFGMEGVGTIYEAFRSGELRDDDEVAVTHGAAEDGYRVLTEAMVNIRGTLRRAEEEGVLRPATRAGLERMAKSLFYAERAWPTLLAGARREGLPEDEVAALRAWLPRGRVDQKREDALAMLRVIRERLAEEPGPKQVRFTFEHTDAWEEMRHRAARLPLGGRGDGPGMEEALLEELRLSGNYARAARGALGRALALEEARRQGRRSDEASLGRAELDLRREHGVLTPEGLTRWLEENGVEDFQRLLRDEADVRWVHDVLGLELERCLPDHLRVSGEYAALVARARDKLRVLGAHEPEGAEPGMTEEALWRWYFVTHLGRPVPDDLEHYARTAGFGEVRSLRRAVRRELLYARRRMEEGPESSGGA
- a CDS encoding c-type cytochrome, which encodes MMKKVVVAGLAVLLLVVLGAAGFVLGVMPRSRPASTRKVEATPEKVARGRYLAENVFVCFHCHSQSDMSLFGTPSKPGTLGGGGQCLSPEMGFPGTMCMSNITPDAETGLGQWSDGEIIRAIREGVSRDGRALMPIMPYRLYREMSDEDAEALVAYLRSIPAIRNPLAKTRLDFPMNVLIRFSPEPLETAVTAPARSDTVAYGRYLTTVGGCVDCHTPTDEKREPLPGKHFAGGQVFGLENDALVRSSNLTPHETGIGGLSRGTFIALFKRHALPEARRQVAPERNTVMAWLAYAGMTEEDLGAIYDYLKTLPPVDNDVLPWSTPPVVAPATP
- a CDS encoding YceI family protein, with amino-acid sequence MRSRFSLFLSATLLGAAALSGCGTTPTEDRERITFPARGDFPGGTSGLESLSPGTRTYALDTDLEKSHLYVQIFTASLGHDHVVRATDWAGTVRFDPSNLSGCSVEVTVQVEGLDPERDEMRDLTGQDRVPEGDRESIRENLRAEDQLDLARHKTIQFTSRSCTLTGERGEGGHPVVEVTGDMTMRGATHEVKLPLEVAVDDQRVAARGVLTTRHTEFGFEPYSMAAGLFKNKDELFFVIDVRGQRAAP